The nucleotide sequence GAAACTGCAACGTGACTTTCACACTGAGCCTCAGATTGATTGAAGACTTATCCCTCTGAAGATTCCAATACTTGGTAAAATCAGGACTTAGGGCAGGAGAGAAGGCTCCGTGCAGCCAGAGGGGCTTGAATACCAATTAAAGTGCTTTTGTGCTCCCACCAATGAACTACGCGTGAGAGGTTAAACTAGGAACCCAAAATTAAACCCACagcattttctttaattaactTTCTCCAAGTCAAATCTACTTCCTCTTTTTAAGaccccagcagtgacatttTTGATGGCatttaacatttttcaaaagcaagaCAATCATCATTAGAAATCAGcttaaaatgcacatctttcTATTTTAGGAACAGAACAAACTGCAACTCTTTCTGGGACAGTTTGTGTTTCTTCTGCTGCACCATTAAAAATCCATCCTGGATGTCAGCAGCTCATTATTCTGACAAGTGGCTTTACTTCCCCTTGTGCCTTTTCCACATCACACACACTCAAAAGGAAGAAGACGCGACAGTTTTTCTCTTGAAAACCCAGACTGGAAGGGTAGGGATGGATCCCCGTGGGTGGATTTGGTGACATACAGGATATTTTCAGCTCCTTCCTGGCACacagtgaaagagaaaatgcaaaggaaaagaaTCATCCTGGTaacccaacaaacaaaacactcATTTAATTTCTGCCCGGAGTTTACACCAGGAAACAAAATACTAACAAATTTGTGAAATTGCAACAATGTATTTGCAAAGAAGCTGAGGGAAAGTGGGGATGTGTCCTGCCATGAGTGCTGAGCACTCAGGTGAGCCCTGCTGAGACGTAGCCCAGGACCTGCACGGTGCTGGGGTAGCTCTTGCGCATCCCCATGCAGCGCTCCTGGTCGATGAACAGCGAGTTGTTCTTGACCACCAGGTCGTGCTCCAGGACCCCCTTGGAGCGCACCAGCATCTGCAGCATGTCCTCTGAGGCACGCAGGCACTGGTGCAGGTTCCGCAGCATCTCGTTGATCTCGTTGACCTCTtggataaggctggaaaacagcAGGGCCCCATCAGAACCCCCCGTGGGGGTGGTGCCCACCCAGATGGGCCCTCTGGGCACAGGGTTTCCTCACCAGCACACTCAGGCTGATTCCCACACCCCATGCCCTGGCATGGGAGAGCCAAGGGCAGAGCTCCTCCCAACCTGAATgccccccaggccctggcagcccggCCTCACCGGATCTGGGCAGCATCCCGGCACAGCTCCACGTTGGGTCTCCTCGTGCGCTCATCCAACCGGGTCTGAGCCACCTTCAGCTGAACCTCTTTGTCCCTTATGGTCTTTTGGATGACTTGGATCTTGGTCTCGAGCTGGAAGATTTCCTGCCGTGTCTGGAGTGAAACAAACACAGGAATCaatgaaaagatattttctcaAGTGATCACATCATTCCCTTCTCTCCTGCTTGTGCAGGAAAAACCCAAGTTCAAtaaacagcccctgggctcaggcCACATCAAAGCACAGATCCAGATGAGTTTTCAGGGAAAATCTCTTTGCTCTTGCTGCCACATCAGAGGAGAGTTAGAAGCAGAGGAGGTTTAGGAGCGGTGATAGATCTATTGAATTACCAGcttcccaaaactgctgcttgCAATAATGGATCATCCATCAGCTAATACAGGGAAAGTTTTTAATGGCTTCTTATTTAAGGACGTACCATCAGCCCCTAGTGCTGCAAACTTCACCGGTCTGAGCCCTTCCCAGGAAGCTTCCCAGGAGTCCCACAGGTCCGAGCCAGGTCCCATCACCGCTCTCCCCCTCCCgtgcctggcagagcagggcagggagcccAAGACAGCCGTGGGGGCAGGGAGCCACGTCCATCCCTCGGGAGGATGGGAATGCGCGGCGAGGGCGGGGCCGGTACCTTGGCCAGGTGTGTCTGGATCTTGCTCTTGGCGTTGGCAGTCTCGGTGATGCGGCTGGTGAAGGCGTCGTTGACCTTGCTGAACTGGCGCCACATCTCATCGGCCGTGCCCATCAGGAGGCTCTCGGTGCTGGCTCGCAGCTTGGCCGAGGTCGCGCGCGCACTCTGCGAGCGGAAGATGTTGTTGTCCGTGAACCTGGCCCATGTCTCCGGCACCGAGACCCTGCGGGGGGAGAGCACAGCCCTTGGCACAGCCGCGCTGCTGCTGAGCCCTCATGCAGATTGGTGCAAGGAAATCTGTGCTCCGAGTTAAATGACTGGAACTGAAACATCTGGACCCCGCTTGCTTGATGATATTTATCAAATTAGGGCATGTTCACCAAGACAACTTGTGAAAGTTCAGGCAAACAAAATATTCTCCCACAAAAAGGAGATTCCAGTTGGAGCTCCTATTTACACCTTCGAAGCATTAAGTGCCAAGGAATTCCCAGCCTCACAAGGACACACAGATCACAGTTCAGTCAATTGTTCACAGCCCTTCTTAGTCTCCCACTAAGTCCATTGAGCTCTAGATCCCACTCCATTCCCTGTCTGTGCATTTGGGATGAAGTTCCTGCCTGTGCAGTAGTCCAGAACAAGGTCAACAAAAGACTTAAATACCACATAAGCTCCATTTAAAACCTGCTGATTCTCAGCACATTTTACCCCCCTCTGAATTTCAGCCTTGATCCTTTGCAATTCATTTGCCTGTCTAAATATGTCTTGAGCTCTACTGTGAATTATTATTCAAACTACTAGAAAAGTTGTCTCAATCTGTGTCTCTCCATAAACTTCATGGGTTTGTGTGGGCAGATTTATTCTCTCAGCCCTTTGCCACTTGGGCTTCTCTCTGTGAGTGCTGGGTTAGGTCACTGTTCATTTACTGCCAAGCCAAAGCTGAATTCCTGGCACCCAAAAGCAGTGGAACCCTGTCCCAGGACCATGCTCTCATTTCTTGGTTTTCTGGGTCATTTCAGCTCCCTGCCAGGCCCTCTCCATACAGGGGTGAGCCCCCAGACATTCCATCAGTGAGGAGCACTCAGGCAAGCACTGAGACATCTTTGAAAACATGCATGAACTTAATGAGCTGCGCAGAGGTGTGGGGCTGAATTCGTTTGCGGGCTGAGCTCTGAGCCCTGATCTAATGTTTAATTAGGTCGGGCTCGCTCTTGCCCGCCGGGTGTTCGGCATccagctgagagcagagggTTCTTCTCCCCCTGGAGGGCCCAGAGGGAAACCACCCCTCGGCGGAGGGTGTCTCCAGGAGGGATGGATGTGCCTCCAGAGAGGGCTggggaatctcagctccctgctctgcGCCTGCCGGGCCCCCAGCGCTCACGTGGCATCGATCCTCTCCACGCCCTTGAAGTAGTGGATGCCTCTGGAGGTGTTCTTCAGCTGGTAGCACTTGCTGTCGATGTGGTGGCCCATCTGCTTGTCAAccaggtccttctccagctcctgccgGGCCTTCTTGTTGCACCTGGAGTGCGCAAACAGCAGCCTCAGTCGGGATGGTTCTGTGCCCCCCTCAGCCCCTCTGCGCTCCCGGagcatccctgcctgcctcctgcagagcctgcagggtTTGAACCCGCGGGGATCTGCTGGGGGCACAGCTGCAAATGcacaccagccctgcagcaagGCCCCGAGCCCTCCTTACATGATCTGGGCATTCACGGTGTCCAGGCACTGCTGTAGCCTCTCCCGGCAGGACCTGATGATCTTGATTTCCTGGCAAAGGCAGAACAAACCCATCAGCCATCAGCATCGGTGCTCAGACATCCTGGGCACTCCTGCCCTGGGGGCACACAGCAGGAATTCCCCTTCCCCCACAGCAAACACGGGCAGGAGgggaccccagccccagggcacccacctgtgcagctgagccagcccgggccagggaggggacaggagggggcTGTGGCCATGGCTAGGGCCTCTGAAATTACTTTCAGGGTGGGTTCCCAAGTTTTTTCCTCTTGACATCAAtggccagggctgctctccattaCAAGGAGACAGGGCTGCATCCTGACCCAACATGAACGGGCACAGtgctgccctgggccagcagtAGCacacatccccatccccagtccGGGGCATTTTCCTCCCCACAAGAAATCCCATCCATATGCGACAAGAGGACTCTGGTATGAACCCGGAGTCAGTTCCAGGCAGGGTTCAGCCCCCCTGGGGGAAGGCTCGTGCTGCTCTCACCTCCCTTGGTGCAGCACAAGCCTATTGCACCCATGAGGGTTTCCAGAGACTGGTGATCagtgccccaaacccagggatTTTCAATCCCTCCTGTCTGCAGAAGCCAGCTGAAAGCACAGCCTAAATGCATCccaaacattaaaaaacccaaatgccATTATGGAGATACCAGCTCTGATAATTTTCCTAAACTCTCATGACCTTTAaactaatattttaatttttcagggCCTCACTCATAACAAAAAATCTTCTAAGAGAGCAGTGGCTTCACAGGCCCAGAGGCTGCAATTTCCTTCCCATTTTTATGAGGCTTTTGCAGTGATTATATTTCGCTGTACCCTGCATTAGGATCCCATTTGCTGTGCCATGTTTGCTTTTAATTAATGATTTAAAGCAGCTTAGATAAAGGCAGGCAGGAGTGCAGGTTTTTTATGATTTCTATAAAATCCATTGCCTGAGCACACAGTGACAGTCCTGCTGCAGCCATTCTGCCCTGAGCAAAGCAGAGATGAGGAAGTGTAATTAATATCTTTTATTAGCCCAACTAATATAGCTGGGGAAGGCAGACAAGCAGTCGGGCACACCCTGCCCTCTCCACCTGCGTGTGTGTGATATACAGAACGTGCTACAGAGACAGACGGGTCATACAAACAGGGAGAGatctgtgcaggcagggctcGGAAAGCAGGACCATCTCACAGGTTCCTCCAAGAGGGTCGGAGGACCCTGATGTGCCACACAAACCCGTCTCGTTTCcagctcttccttcctctcccagGGACACGCTGCTGGGTGGGAacaccagcccctgccccagcaggtCTGGGGGGCTGAAGACTTCGGCACCTCAGCAGCACTGGAGAGCCAGTGAGGGAACAGGGCTGCCAGACTTGTTCAGGGGAGTTGAGGTAGAAACAGCTTTGCCACAGAACACGTGTTGCCAAACTCACCGTGACAAGCTGCTTCTCCACGTCGTCATTGACCAGGTCGATGCCCATCCTCTTTTCCCGATTGAGCAAACACTTGTGAGCGACCTGGTGGGGACATGTGGTGACATCAGCGCTGGCTGCAACGACAGGGCTCCCTGCAGGGACTGTGCCCATGTCAGGGAATGCAGGTAAAGAAAATGGAGGTGGGCACAGGAAAAATCTGCCCGAGGCAGCTGGGTTAGCTGACAACAGCAGCCAAGTGCTACATcagcatggaaccaaagggacAGAGCCCACGTGTCCCCAGGCCACCACAGTGGGTGCAGGGACCCGTGTCAGGCTCGGTGCTGGCTGCCCCAGAGCCTCGTAGCAAGACATGGGTTTTTTGTGTCCCAAGGCAGGATTTTGGATAAGGAAATATTTGGTTAAACAAACACTGCAGTGATGTGCTCAGCATGTGCTGGAGGAGGATGCAGCAGATGCAGGGGATTTGTTTATCACTGACTCAACTGATGGGCTCTTCTTGAAAACTTTCCAACGTTACAGGGCTGAGATGGGCTTTATGAGAGGTTTGAGTGGCTGCAGATGTTTGGGCTGGGGGTTGCAGGGTCCCTACCTGGAAAGGGCCCTCGGTGTCGGCCAAGGCTCTCTCCAGCCGTTTCTGCATGTCCATCAGGGAGTTGGTCTCCCTGATCATGGCATCCAGCTCGATGCAGAGCTCGGACTTCCAGTACTCTATGTCATTGATGCGCTCTCCCAGGTTCTTGGTGCTCTCCCCTCGGGTCCTGTTGGCCTGCTGGCACACATCCTTGATGGTGCGGGTCAGGTCGGCCCGCAGGCGCTCCGCGTTGTGCCGCGTGGTTTCCGACTCCTTGTAGTTGGTCATGTTGGATCTGTGCCAGTCATCCAGCGTGTGCCGGGCGAAGACACCGTTGGGTCTCTCGGAAATAAAAGGAACTATCTTGGTGGGGGGAAGCCCTGGGAAGCTTTCGGTGAGGGGAGACAAGGTGGGGTTGAGGGCAGCTGCTTTGTAGTAGGAGTTGGGCACCCATGGCATGCTGAAGCTCTCGAGATGATAGGGAATGCGGTTCTTGTAGCCGGTGGCCACGGTGTTGGTCGCTGGCAGGACCTTGGGAGGTGGTGGCCGTGGCTGGTTAAACTTGGCTTTCAAGGGATAGCCATAGAGTTCCATCATGGAATGCTGCTGGTGCGGGTCCTGCGCAAAGGGGGCAGAGGAAAACCTCGCTCAGAAAgttcctgtcctgtcctgtggTACCTCCTACAGCAACACCCAGCTTGTGATGGGATCAGCCCAGGGCCCCTAAATCTCCTGAATGTAAATCCCCTCTGACAGCACCCCAGGCACTTGGATAGGGAGGGATTTGAGACCAACTTTGCTGTTGGTATCTTGTGTCAGGTCTTGAAATTAGGAGAGCAACAAATAATGTCTGCTTAGGAGGATGACAGATCTTATacctttgttttccttattcCTTAATTCTTTATTTCCCATTATTCCTTCATTTTCCCTGTCAATCTAATGATctcccctgtgagggtgggcaggccctggcacagggtgcccagagcagctgtggctgcccctggatccctggaatgtccaaggccaggttggacactggggctgggagcagcctgggacagtgggaggtgtccctgcccatggcagggatagTCCCTTCCTATCCAGGTCAGCGAGACTCATCCCAGGATCCAGCCTGGCCAAAGGCTTTGGGATGGGCAGTGGGACACTCACACCCCCAAATTCAGCACTAAAGCCTTCACAGGTGTGACTGGCTCCGAGTCACCTTGGCAGAACCGAGGACGAGACGTCTGTGCTGAGCTCCAATAAAAGCTCCTGCGTGTGCCATTCCCACAAAGCAGTCACTCCAGCCCTTTgtccctgctggggacaggccACTGCCATTCCCTGCCTCTGTGCCACTTATTTACCTGTGGAGCAGCATTTGGAGAGCAGGGATGCTTTCcctggctcccaccctgccaaTAAATCCTTCCCCTTTAGACACTGACAGACAAGTgcttgagagagaaaaaaacttgGGAATGGACTGGATGActtttccagcatttccagctGAAAATGAATGCCCCTGCATGCCCCTTGGGATAAGCCATGCCAGGATGAGAGCTGCCAGCACccctgggcaggggcacagcccgggctgggGGTTTGGGGCTGAGGACAGTACCGGCTGTGTGCGGCTCCCTGGGTGAGGCACAGCTCCCCCTCGGCTGCGAGTACGGggtgagctcagggctggggtgcctcggggagctgctgctcatcACTGGCTGCTGTGgtggtgctggcactgcccagctctgcccggCTTCGCAGGGCCCCGTTGCTATGGACAGGGGTTCCGTGGCCAGTGACCACGTTCTGGGGGGTTCTGTGACACTGGCCGGGCTCTGTGACGCGTCCTGGCATGGCCACAGCAatggctccagcctgggaacagggacagcaggagctggggaggggtgctgggggtgagcccaggcacCCCAGCTCATCCACGGGggtctctctctccccagctTCTGGGAACGCCATCCAGCTCTGCTATGGCAGCTTCCACGTCCCATCTTCTCCAGAGGGatattttcatttgcttcatTTCCCAGCTGTGTCTATGGCTCACTGAGTACCCAGGCTGGTGTTTCTGTCCTCTCACAGCCTCAGTTTCTCCTGattctcccagctcctgcagctgcagactGGGACTACACCAAGGCGTTTCCCAGGTCCTGGTGACCCCTGGCCACCCCTCCTGAGCTGGCTCCTCAGGACAGCTCTGCCTCTTACCAAAGAGCGACAGAAAATGGAACCCAAAGTGCTTCGTGCACACAGAGTGCAGCACATCTGAATTTCACTTTAAACACACGTCCTGCCTCAGCCGGGGAGGAATCTGCTCCATCAACCTGAAACAAAACATTCAGCCCATCAGTTGGTTTTTCCACAGCCAAAGCAGATAAATGACTGCAGTGAAGGCCTGCCaagctctgtccccagcaggacaCCCACCCACCCTGGGAGCAGCCCGGCTCTCTGCTCCTTGCacgctcccagccccagctcggcTCTCACGCCCTGCCCGTGGCTAATTCTGTTCAGATGAATCACTGCCCGGCCAGGGACACCACTAATTGTGGGAGGCAACCCCAGGGCTTTGGAAGCATTTGCTAAATTAGGCAATAATAATTCGATAATGTTGTGAATGGCCATGGGGTGCTTTGTGCAGCCCAGGCAGGACCTTGGGCCAGTGCCTTGAGCagagggacagtggggacatcaCGGGGGCCAAGCTTTGGCCCCACCAGAGTCACAGAAtgccctgagctgggagggacccacaaggatcactggggacccctggccctgcccagaccccccaacaaccccaccctgggcatcccgggcagcgctgtccaaaggctcctggagctctggcagcctcagggctgggtccattccctggggagcctgggcagtgccagcaccctcagGGGGAGAACCTATTCCTAGAATCCAACCTAGACCTCCTCCCACACATCCTAAAAGCTGCAAAGAAGAGAAGAATTGGCACAGGTAACACAGCCAAATACCACAAGTGACTCTCAAGTAGCTGCCAAGTGCACAGTCTGTGATCTCAAAATCCCAGATCTCTGAATACCCCAGGGAATTAGGCTGTTTACACCACCACCATTTATTTCAGTAATTAAACCTGGTTCCTTAATTCTGACTACAACCCCAACAGCTGCAACATCACTAAAATTATAAACTGTCCCCACCCAGTTGTGCTGGGACACATCCAGTTTGGGTGGACACGTGAGGACACAGCTTGTGCTGAAGCCTCGACCAGTTTAGCTCAgaataaaagaacaaaaccaggcTGAACCCGGGAAGCTGATGGGAAGCAGAGATGCCAGTTCTCAACACGGCAGCCCAGGCTGGCCAAACTGGAATTTCAAGGGATACATTTAGATACCTGAGTACAAAATCTACTGCCAAGAGCTGTCAATCTTTGTGTCACAGCTCTACATTCTGCTGTCTATTAATACAGCATTACACTGGGTCAGAAGCTGCCCTGCTGAAAATACCCAGATCCAGATCCTTTACAGCCCCCCTGTGAGCCTGCACGtacccagagcagccctgccactCTTTCACTCACACTGGAATATTCCTCCGGCTCCCATAAATGCTGCACCTGCCTGAAAGGGATCAACTGTTcattcacagaaccacagaatcccaGGGTGGCctgggctggacagggcttggagcaacctgggacagtggaaggtgtccctgcccatggcaggggtgggatgagatgggctttaggtttcctcccaacccaaaccactccacgATTCTCTGAGATGATTTTCACCCCTGAACATGAGACTCTTAGAGAGAAAGCAATAAGGAGATCAAAACTAAACCAAATGTAGACTGGCACCTGAATTATTCagtctcaccagagcagcaTTTGACTGAGCTTTCCAAACAATAAATGTGGCATGAATAAATCATGGCAAATCCCTCCCCGAGCTCTCGTGGTGAGTCACAACCGCCAAACCACAGATGCTCAGGGCAGGCTCTGCTCATCCCCAAGGTTAAGCCTGGGATCACTCCTGTAATTACAGCAGTGGTGGACTCACAAAATGTCATCAGTTACTGGTGATGctctcagcagtgcccaggagCCATCAGCAATACAAAACTAAGCTCAAGGAGAGCCTCCCTGCAGCCTCTTCAGTCCctcctgggctgggggagctctggGTTTGCTGCCTGCACTGGGGGCACCACAaagcccagggcagtggggacGGTGTGCCCTGAACTGCATGCAGCAAGCCAAGGGACTCTCACACCACAGAATGCCCAGGTGCACAATCCAAGAGgtgtggggcaggaggagacCCCCGAGCCACACGCAAGGTGCAGACGTTGGCTTGAGAGGGGAaagagcccagagcagggggTGCAGGGcatccagcacagctctgcccccAGCATCTGACAGAGCCCAGAGGAGTTGGGACCTTCCAGCCAAGCTCACACAGGGTCACAGCCCGGGGTCACCTCCTCGGCACGCAGAAAAGGCCTCGCGAAACATCCCCACCTTCTTCCTTGGTATGTCCCACCTTGCTGCAGCCCTGCATTATCAAACCTTGCACCCACCCTGGCAGAGACTTCCCAAGAAGGGCAGGCAAAAACTGCTCCAGTAACTGATGGagggagaaaagagggaaatgaACCCAGCCTCTCTACATGTACCTTGAAATATCCCACCTGTGAAAGCGTTTAACCATGTGCTGTTTATTAACATCAGCCCCATTATTTCAGGGCAGTTTAAACACAAAATTTAAAAGTGAGCCCCAGCATCTGAGGTCTCTGAGTAGAAGTGGATGGCTCTGGTGATTGATGCTCCACACATGCTTTAGTGCTCAGCTGCAGTGAGTTATTGGTGGCCTCTCCTTGCCTTGCACACTCCTCATTTCAGAGCCAGATGTGAAAGCAATTAACACACTGAGAGGACTCTCTCTAAGTCTGTGGGGCTTTTTATAGGTTACTGTTTATTTCTGGACCTCTTTTCTTGAGGTGAATTTTGGCagacagctccagggctggtttATGTCATGACTGGCCATTGTTTAAAGTTTTTTATTGCTTTGGC is from Anomalospiza imberbis isolate Cuckoo-Finch-1a 21T00152 chromosome 19, ASM3175350v1, whole genome shotgun sequence and encodes:
- the TEKT3 gene encoding tektin-3, which codes for MMELYGYPLKAKFNQPRPPPPKVLPATNTVATGYKNRIPYHLESFSMPWVPNSYYKAAALNPTLSPLTESFPGLPPTKIVPFISERPNGVFARHTLDDWHRSNMTNYKESETTRHNAERLRADLTRTIKDVCQQANRTRGESTKNLGERINDIEYWKSELCIELDAMIRETNSLMDMQKRLERALADTEGPFQVAHKCLLNREKRMGIDLVNDDVEKQLVTEIKIIRSCRERLQQCLDTVNAQIMCNKKARQELEKDLVDKQMGHHIDSKCYQLKNTSRGIHYFKGVERIDATVSVPETWARFTDNNIFRSQSARATSAKLRASTESLLMGTADEMWRQFSKVNDAFTSRITETANAKSKIQTHLAKTRQEIFQLETKIQVIQKTIRDKEVQLKVAQTRLDERTRRPNVELCRDAAQIRLIQEVNEINEMLRNLHQCLRASEDMLQMLVRSKGVLEHDLVVKNNSLFIDQERCMGMRKSYPSTVQVLGYVSAGLT